One window of the Colletotrichum lupini chromosome 9, complete sequence genome contains the following:
- a CDS encoding p450 monooxygenase — protein METITFSNESLINAATDRQEVGQTPWYYVLGTCVPLAILVLFWMRDHGTKLPYLNPKGRFEWSSDRVVREFVFNSYRMLYSSAKDFLGKPFRVLCDVGDVIILPPDVGQEIRNDKRFSFVQGLFEDFQGQYAGFEAYKEACHPSERIQNVVKLRLTKTLGRISGILSQEVEESLQDTLGDSTEWHETVAKHEILKIVSRMSSRIFVGKRLGRNEKWLSTIVGYVELSVHAMQNLRFWPKFLRGIVVYFLPGPTKLRAYIRDAETQVFAEIKHRQQEGDSVEEYNDAIEWFKEMAKGQKFNPAVAQLILAGVAIHTTADLVTQTLYDILQHPELIQPLREEAIQVIGEGGWKKTSLYNMKLMDSVLKESQRLKPNQIVGMARRATADVQLSDGTVISRGSATVVSAERMWDDKIYENPKFAEFGFTRESDSDVKISVRRRKEEIDLSVRVEEE, from the exons ATGGAGACTATTACCTTTTCCAACGAATCGCTCATCAACGCGGCTACGGACCGCCAAGAAGTCGGCCAAACCCCTTGGTACTATGTGCTCGGGACATGCGTACCACTTGCCATTCTCGTGCTGTTCTGGATGAGAGACCATGGCACCAAGCTCCCATATCTCAATCCCAAAGGACGGTTCGAGTGGTCCTCGGACAGGGTTGTTCGGGAGTTCGTATTCAATTCCTACCGAATGCTGTATTCATCTGCAAAGGACTTCCTCGGCAAGCCTTTCCGTGTGCTGTGTGATGTTGGAGATGTCATTATCCTGCCACCTGATGTTGGCCAGGAGATTCGGAACGACAAGCGCTTTAGCTTCGTTCAAGGCCTATTCGAG GACTTCCAAGGACAATATGCGGGCTTCGAGGCTTACAAGGAAGCCTGCCATCCTTCCGAACGTATTCAGAATGTGGTCAAGCTAAGGCTAACCAAGACCCTTG GCAGGATTTCGGGCATTCTTTCGCAGGAAGTTGAAGAAAGCCTACAGGACACGCTAGGTGATTCGACTG AATGGCATGAAACGGTGGCCAAACATGAAATCCTCAAGATTGTGTCCCGGATGTCATCCCGGATCTTTGTCGGGAAACGGCTAGGACGCAACGAGAAATGGCTGAGCACCATCGTAGGCTATGTCGAGCTCAGCGTCCACGCGATGCAGAACCTCCGCTTTTGGCCTAAGTTCCTTCGAGGCATCGTGGTGTACTTCCTCCCCGGACCCACAAAGCTGCGCGCGTACATCAGAGACGCCGAGACTCAAGTCTTTGCGGAGATCAAGCACCGTCAACAGGAAGGGGACTCTGTCGAGGAGTACAACGATGCCATCGAGTGGTTCAAGGAGATGGCCAAGGGGCAGAAGTTCAACCCAGCTGTCGCACAGTTGATTCTGGCTGGCGTGGCGATCCACACCACGGCGGACCTAGTTACCCAGACTCTCTACGACATTCTTCAGCACCCTGAGCTTATTCAACCTCTTCGAGAAGAAGCTATTCAAGTCATTGGCGAAGGAGGATGGAAGAAGACGTCGCTGTACAACATGAAGCTCATGGATAGTGTTCTCAAGGAGAGTCAGCGACTGAAGCCGAATCAGATTG TGGGAATGGCCCGTCGCGCCACAGCAGACGTCCAGCTCTCCGATGGAACGGTTATCAGCCGCGGCAGCGCGACTGTTGTCTCAGCCGAACGCATGTGGGATGACAAAATCTACGAGAACCCGAAGTTTGCAGAGTTTGGGTTCACGCGCGAATCGGACTCGGATGTCAAGATCTCGGTTCGTCGACGCAAGGAGGAGATTGATCTCTCCGTTCGGGTTGAGGAGGAATAG
- a CDS encoding FMN-dependent dehydrogenase yields MTLIKEPIMEPVNIADVHKIAQQKLAKPVWDYYVTGADDEYALARNHEAYNDILLRPQMLRNVSDIDTSTTIFGKRYDIPIAIAPSAYQKLVGGEGELDVARAAFNLGTNLTLSSNATTSLEDVSAAIPQRGPDYPRPWFQLYFLGSRDLTAKLIKRAENAGYEALVLTVDTVILGNRLQERRTPLELPPGIAMANVESRKSGAISTAGLLLRAKTMAEHKKIQEENHDHLVDASLEWNEVIPWLRSQTKMKIVLKGILTAEDAQRSVEAGVNAIVVSNHGGRQLDGVPSTIEALPEITDVVRGRIPVIVDGGITRGTDVFKALALGADLVLIGRTALWGLAWDGQKGVEGVLNILERELTRAMALMGTAKLKDISRGLLGRARQNGFGVAKL; encoded by the exons ATGACGCTCATCAAAGAGCCAATCATGGAGCCGGTGAACATCGCGGACGTTCACAAGATCGCGCAACAGAAGCTCGCCAAGCCAGTATGGGATTATTACGTGACCGGCGCTGATGACGAGTATGCACTTGCGCGCAATCATGAAGCCTACAATGA CATCCTCCTACGGCCTCAAATGCTTCGCAACGTGAGCGACATTGATACCTCAACCACAATCTTTGGCAAACGTTACGATATCCCGATCGCGATCGCACCGAGTGCCTATCAGAAACTGGTCGGCGGGGAGGGCGAGCTCGACGTTGCTCGCGCCGCATTCAACCTCGGAACAAACCTCACGCTATCAAGCAACGCCACGACTTCTCTCGAGGATGTCTCAGCAGCAATCCCCCAGCGCGGCCCAGATTACCCCCGTCCTTGGTTCCAGCTCTATTTCCTCGGCAGCCGAGATCTCACGGCGAAGCTCATAAAGAGAGCCGAGAACGCGGGCTACGAGGCCTTGGTCCTGACTGTCGACACTGTCATCTTGGGCAACCGCCTGCAAGAACGGAGAACCCCTCTGGAGCTCCCTCCAGGAATTGCTATGGCCAATGTTGAGTCGCGCAAGTCCGGCGCCATTTCCACAGCCGGGCTACTCTTGCGCGCTAAGACGATGGCGGAGCATAAGAAGATCCAAGAAGAGAACCACGACCATCTCGTCGACGCCAGCTTGGAGTGGAACGAGGTCATTCCTTGGTTGAGGTCGCAAACCAAGATGAAGATCGTTCTGAAGGGAATTTTGACTGCGGAAGATGCGCAGAGATCAGTAGAGGCTGGTGTGAATGCCATCGTTGTGTCAAATCACGGTGGGCGCCAACTTGACGGTGTGCCGTCGACAATTGAGGCGTTACCTGAGATCACGGATGTTGTCAGAGGCAGAATCCCAGTCATCGTCGACGGCGGTATCACAAGGGGAACCGATGTGTTCAAGGCCCTCGCCCTCGGCGCCGACCTGGTTCTGATTGGCAGAACTGCACTGTGGGGATTGGCTTGGGATGGTCAGAAGGGAGTCGAGGGAGTTCTCAACATCCTCGAGAGAGAGTTGACAAGAGCTATGGCACTGATGGGAACCGCAAAGCTCAAGGACATCTCAAGAGGTCTGCTTGGACGGGCCAGGCAGAACGGGTTCGGTGTTGCGAAGCTATAG